The proteins below are encoded in one region of Longimicrobiaceae bacterium:
- a CDS encoding TVP38/TMEM64 family protein, translated as MSDPDGGSPSPAPASTDASACTSVDLDSPAAASSTSAEKHGTRWGRIAILAMFVAAVAAFFLFGGPQWLSLDALRANAERLRGYTADHYAAMLVASVLVYAAATAVNVPAGAVLTLAVGFLFGRWVGTAAVVVGATAGATLAFLGARYVFADAARRRAGPFAQRMLAGFRDNAFSYLLFLRLVPLFPFWLVNLVPALTPIRVRTFVAATAIGIIPGTFAFANAGSALASIRSTRDILGTSTLLAFGLLGVLALVPVLVQKLRSPKPGIAP; from the coding sequence GTGAGCGACCCCGACGGCGGTTCCCCATCTCCGGCTCCTGCATCCACCGACGCATCCGCCTGTACGTCGGTAGATCTGGATTCCCCGGCCGCTGCCAGCAGCACATCTGCCGAGAAGCACGGGACGCGCTGGGGACGCATCGCCATCCTCGCGATGTTCGTGGCCGCCGTAGCCGCGTTCTTCCTGTTCGGCGGGCCGCAATGGCTCTCGCTGGATGCGCTGCGGGCGAACGCGGAGAGGCTGCGGGGATACACGGCGGACCACTACGCGGCGATGCTCGTCGCGTCCGTGCTCGTCTACGCCGCGGCGACCGCGGTGAACGTCCCGGCGGGCGCGGTGCTCACGCTCGCCGTCGGCTTCCTCTTCGGGCGGTGGGTGGGGACGGCGGCGGTGGTGGTGGGCGCGACCGCGGGGGCGACGCTGGCGTTCCTGGGCGCACGCTACGTGTTCGCGGACGCGGCACGGCGGCGGGCGGGTCCGTTCGCGCAGCGCATGCTGGCGGGGTTCCGCGACAACGCGTTCAGCTACCTGCTCTTCCTGCGCCTGGTGCCGCTCTTCCCGTTCTGGCTGGTGAACCTGGTGCCCGCGCTCACGCCCATCCGCGTGCGGACGTTCGTGGCGGCGACGGCGATCGGCATCATCCCCGGTACCTTCGCCTTCGCCAACGCGGGTTCGGCGCTGGCGTCCATCCGCTCCACCCGCGACATCCTGGGCACGTCCACGCTGCTGGCGTTCGGGCTGCTGGGCGTGCTGGCGCTGGTCCCCGTGCTCGTCCAGAAGCTCCGCTCCCCCAAACCCGGAATCGCCCCATGA
- a CDS encoding DUF1499 domain-containing protein: MSEHVTDDQPVLVPPRRVTTAAALGLALASIAALMVMLAGLGSRLGWWHFRTGFTVLKWGAYLAIAALLISIVGAVMARSRGRRGVMLGLLGALVSIVVLAPPMLMLRKAKSVPPIHDITTDTQNPPAFVAVVPLRADALNPSAYGGDSIAVQQRKAYPDIQPILLEALPDSAFNLALAAAKDMGWQIDDASRQDGRIEATDQTFWFGFKDDVVIRVTPKSGISRVDVRSVSRVGGSDVGKNADRIRAYLAKLRPYEAKES; encoded by the coding sequence ATGAGCGAACACGTTACAGACGACCAGCCCGTGCTCGTGCCGCCGCGCCGCGTGACCACCGCCGCCGCGCTGGGCCTGGCGCTCGCCAGCATCGCCGCCCTGATGGTCATGCTCGCGGGCCTGGGCAGCCGCCTGGGCTGGTGGCACTTCCGCACCGGCTTCACCGTCCTCAAGTGGGGCGCGTACCTGGCCATCGCCGCGCTGCTCATCTCCATCGTCGGCGCGGTCATGGCCCGCAGCCGCGGCCGGCGCGGGGTAATGCTGGGGCTGCTCGGCGCGCTCGTCTCCATCGTCGTCCTCGCGCCGCCCATGCTCATGCTGCGCAAGGCCAAGTCGGTGCCGCCCATCCACGACATCACCACCGACACGCAGAATCCCCCCGCGTTCGTGGCCGTCGTGCCGCTGCGTGCGGATGCCTTGAACCCCAGCGCGTACGGCGGAGACAGCATCGCCGTGCAGCAGCGGAAGGCGTATCCGGACATCCAGCCCATCCTGCTCGAGGCGCTGCCGGACTCGGCGTTCAACCTGGCCCTCGCCGCCGCCAAGGACATGGGCTGGCAAATCGACGACGCGAGCCGCCAGGACGGACGCATCGAGGCCACCGACCAGACGTTCTGGTTCGGCTTCAAGGACGACGTGGTGATCCGCGTCACGCCCAAGTCCGGCATCTCGCGTGTGGACGTGCGCTCCGTGTCGCGCGTGGGCGGCAGCGACGTGGGCAAGAACGCCGACCGCATCCGCGCCTACCTCGCCAAGCTCCGCCCGTACGAAGCCAAGGAGAGCTGA